One window from the genome of Dasypus novemcinctus isolate mDasNov1 chromosome 26, mDasNov1.1.hap2, whole genome shotgun sequence encodes:
- the LOC139437658 gene encoding uncharacterized protein, which translates to MSLPMIRVLGPTLEALAAAEPVMLESAPRPGRRQASPGAALLPAPPARSLFPDPSASLQRGSAHLLPPLRVSLAVSFKIWTSRFQLWFPAGSLRSVYTQEREDLHHRLRLPWRTEVRPTTNQSEGEVRPTTNQSEGEVRPTTNQSEGEVRPTTNQSEGNASSGCKAGPAPTAAPRTSVRSSPTWPTSPERPSSLPGAGGLGAEDRSQGRGTRGGDVALGLDTGGPLPTARVLPPRRGEGGCATSRRCSSASRCLLGKTRIWQKVQGHSLLSWKTVCFPQQKPFPLLSADVPISIHGHLVQHVFISPAAPVRRGTFRRPKPAPWGPPPGPSPSPALPRGQSRNELRY; encoded by the coding sequence ATGAGTCTTCCAATGATCCGGGTTTTGGGGCCGACTTTGGAAGCCCTGGCTGCGGCCGAGCCTGTGATGCTGGAGTCAGCGCCACGGCCTGGACGACGGCAAGCCAGCCCAGGGGCCGCCCTCTTGCCCGCTCCCCCGGCTCGCTCCCTGTTCCCCGATCCCAGTGCGTCACTTCAACGAGGCTCTGCGCATCTCCTTCCTCCTTTACGCGTCAGCCTGGctgtctcttttaaaatttggacATCCCGGTTTCAACTGTGGTTTCCCGCAGGCTCCCTGAGATCCGTCTACACCCAAGAGCGTGAAGACCTCCACCACAGACTCCGCCTACCATGGCGCACAGAGGTAAGACCAACGACAAACCAGAGTGAAGGGGAGGTCAGACCAACGACAAACCAGAGCGAAGGGGAGGTAAGACCAACGACAAACCAGAGTGAAGGGGAGGTCAGACCAACGACAAACCAGAGCGAAGGAAACGCGTCCTCGGGCTGCAAGGCCGGACCCGCACCCACGGCTGCCCCCAGGACGAGCGTGCGGTCGTCACCGACGTGGCCCACCAGCCCCGAGCGTCCTTCTTCGCTCCCCGGAGCTGGCGGCCTGGGAGCAGAGGACAGGTCGCAGGGCCGGGGGACTCGAGGAGGCGACGTGGCCCTGGGGCTAGACACGGGCGGCCCGCTGCCCACGGCGCGCGTCCTGCCCCCACGCCGGGGCGAGGGTGGCTGTGCCACCAGCAGGCGCTGCTCCTCGGCCTCCCGCTGCCTTTTGGGAAAAACACGCATATGGCAAAAAGTCCAGGGTCACAGCTTGTTGtcctggaaaacagtttgtttcCCTCAACAAAAGCCATTTCCTCTTCTGTCTGCCGATGTCCCCATTTCCATCCACGGACACTTGGTCCAGCATGTTTTCATCTCCCCAGCTGCCCCCGTGAGGAGAGGGACCTTCCGCCGACCAAAACCAGCCCCCTGGGGTCCACCTCCCGGCCCGAGCCCGAGCCCCGCGCTACCAAGGGGGCAAAGCAGAAATGAACTCCGTTACTAA